In a genomic window of Nostoc sp. UHCC 0870:
- a CDS encoding non-ribosomal peptide synthetase has product MSNYSQILSTLTPEQKALFERRLKEKGLTLPQSSTIPPRNQTENIPLSFAQQRLWFIQQLEPDSYIYNVPCVLKMQGDLQLSALESAINELRKRHETLRTYFTTNSENQPIQIIEPWQPISLQIIDTTEEIEKIALTAAQTPFDLTQLLFKTSLFRLAENEHILLITTHHIISDRWSVGVFLKELSILYSAYVRGECSPLPELPIQYADWALWQRQQLQGSFLEEQIDYWQQKLGCELPVLQLPTLRKDVSKYSGSRYAFSLSSSLSQALKALAAKQGVTLFMLLLASFQVLLYRYTGEEDLLIGTDIVNRDRQETENLIGLLVNTVVLRTNLGSNPTIVELLKRVREVTLGAFAHQHLPFEKLVEVLNPERHLNQMMPLFQVKFDLQLATVQPPQLAGLTLERLQIQEDTAKYELRLNLQDTPQGIKGKFEYSSELFDAATISQMAEHWQIILESIVKNIDAKISDLSLLTAKEAELLINWNTTSREYPQHECIHELFAAQVERTPDAIALIFGEEVFTYREINIKANQLAHYLQTLGVKPETPVGICLERSPEMVIGMLAILKAGGFYVPLDPAYPDERLQYILDDAEVRIFLAHAETRRRRGEFGRVVDLGNWESIGEYPVTNPVTDVTPGNLAYLIYTSGSTGKPKGVMIEHRSPVCLLYWAREVFSDDAISGVLAATSICFDLSVFEIFVPLCWGGKVILAENALELPNLAAKDEVTLINTVPSAVTQLLNFNAIPHSVNTVNLAGEPLTWKLVQQLQQLPHVQYIYNLYGPSEDTTYSTYIELKDITPNSPTPPIGRAIANTQVYILDKHLQPVPVGVPGELYIAGAGVARGYWQRPELTAERFIENTPLPNPPLGKGRVRDSAGEVFYKTGDRVRYLPDGNIEYLGRLDNQVKIRGYRIELGEIEALLSQYPEIQESVVIANEAASGDKRLVAYIAPKSINILDLRQYLAYKLPNYMIPAHYMTLDALPRNPNGKIDRKALPAVENLSSELGIGYVAPRTATEQALEVIWREILLVEQIGIYDKFFTLGGHSLLGMQLVARINESLQVELPLKYLFQFPTIASLAAQIDQLQRNEIKLGPPKIQPQPEERYQPFPLTDIQQAYLIGRNAAFELGNIATHGYQEIETVGLSVAQVEMAMQRLIERHDMLRVIVQADGQQQVLSQVPDFKIAVTDLRGVDSALQDIRQHLSHQVRPTDSYPLFEIQAILLDDNKIRFCISFDVLIGDAWSFRLLGRELVQILENPDVELPPINLTFRDYVLTEKTLQDSAIYHRSQAYWQNRLTTLPPAPELPLTKPLSKITEPHFTRRSGTLSPTQWQKLKQQASEAGITPSGILLAAFAKILSRWSKQPNFTLNLTLFNRLPLHPEVNQIVGDFTASLLLEITSAGCNNFLELAHRIQTQLWDDLDHRYFSGVEVLRQLARQQQRVTEALMPVVFTSTLTQDHQQAEDKRNWQGNLIYSLSQTSQVYFDHQVGEVAGALVFNWDTIDELFPAGMLDEMFHTYCNFLENLVEPDTINIPLPPFGCAQGKPAPCPLPPFPCLQTLFFEQVAKQPNQPAIVTTENTLTYQQVCDRVCHLAEHLQHLGVIPNQLVAIVMDKGWEQIVAALAILTAGAAYVPIDPQLPAQRRLHLLQKTQAQIILTQSWLDKTLELADHLTRICVDTPPHLSPCKGEGVRQQPTDLAYVIYTSGSTGTPKGVMIDHQGAVNTILDINQRFGVTENDRVLAVSSLSFDLSVYDIFGILAAGGTIVIPDSGNDPTHWMQLINQYQVTIWNSVPALMQLLLDTSPTQNQTLRLILLSGDWIPLTLPPRIRSQFNHPQIISLGGATEASIWSIFYPIGEIDPNWKSIPYGYSLTNQQVYVLNHSLETCPTWAIGEIYIGGLGVAKGYWQNPELTAERFIQLGMGENFPPTPLHPYTPTPLYKTGDLGRYLPDGTIEFLGREDFQVKVNGYRIELGEIEAALQQHPAITQAVVKTAGTAPSQQQLVAYLVLQPEVISSQNTFNSSSQLDFKLQQKGVRTFDAGVRTVALPGLESPQVNLRRQSYRQFLEEIVSLTTLGEFFECLQMHQLENSPLPKYRYASAGSLYPVQTYIYIKPHRVENLATGFYYYHPQQHQLIHLSDEANIDSSIYGINQDVFTQAAFAIFLIGDLQAISPVYGDKSRDFCLLEAGYIGQLLMETAPNQNLGLCPIGDLEFDAIRENFILHEQQIFLHGFVGGTIDPHWTTRWLSPETAQTKITKAELITQKLRQFLQQRLPEYMIPSLYIPLETLPLTQNGKIDRRALPQPEYQFSESDQPIIPPSTELEIALAQLWQSILNVEVSSIHNNFFELGGNSLSATQIITQMRQNLQLDLPIREFFLNPTLTAQVELLKHQWEARQEITIEPIERINPQEILANLDELSDEEVEILLQKMQLEADDLSHAKVHSPLA; this is encoded by the coding sequence ATGTCTAACTACTCACAAATCCTCTCAACCCTAACCCCAGAACAAAAAGCCTTATTTGAACGCCGCCTCAAAGAAAAAGGATTAACCCTACCTCAATCCTCCACCATTCCCCCACGAAACCAAACAGAAAACATCCCCCTATCTTTTGCCCAACAACGCCTCTGGTTCATCCAACAACTAGAGCCAGATAGCTACATTTATAACGTTCCCTGTGTCCTAAAAATGCAGGGAGATTTACAACTATCCGCACTAGAATCAGCTATCAACGAACTTAGAAAAAGACACGAAACCTTAAGAACATATTTCACCACCAATTCCGAAAATCAACCCATTCAAATTATCGAACCTTGGCAACCAATCTCCTTACAAATTATAGATACAACCGAAGAAATCGAAAAAATAGCATTAACAGCAGCACAAACACCATTTGATTTAACTCAACTTTTATTCAAAACTAGCCTCTTCCGTTTAGCTGAAAACGAACATATATTATTAATCACAACCCATCATATTATTTCCGACCGATGGTCAGTAGGTGTTTTTCTCAAAGAACTTTCTATATTATATTCCGCTTATGTGCGGGGAGAATGTTCACCATTACCAGAATTACCAATTCAATATGCTGATTGGGCATTATGGCAAAGACAACAATTACAAGGCTCATTTCTAGAAGAACAAATTGATTATTGGCAACAAAAATTAGGCTGTGAATTGCCTGTTTTACAATTACCTACTCTGCGTAAAGATGTATCTAAATACTCAGGTTCACGGTATGCGTTTTCTCTTTCTTCCTCTCTATCCCAAGCCTTAAAAGCCTTAGCAGCCAAGCAGGGTGTCACCTTATTTATGCTACTGCTGGCGAGTTTTCAAGTATTACTATATCGCTACACAGGAGAAGAAGATTTATTAATTGGTACAGATATTGTTAACCGCGATCGCCAGGAAACAGAAAATCTCATTGGCTTATTAGTCAACACTGTAGTATTGCGTACCAATTTAGGTAGTAATCCCACAATAGTGGAATTATTAAAACGAGTGCGTGAGGTGACACTTGGTGCTTTTGCTCATCAACATTTACCTTTTGAAAAGTTGGTAGAAGTTCTGAATCCCGAACGGCATCTTAATCAAATGATGCCTTTATTTCAGGTAAAATTTGATTTACAACTGGCAACAGTCCAACCACCTCAACTAGCAGGATTGACTTTAGAAAGGTTACAGATTCAGGAAGATACAGCAAAATATGAATTACGTCTGAATTTACAAGATACTCCCCAGGGAATTAAGGGAAAATTTGAATATAGTTCGGAATTATTCGATGCTGCTACTATTTCTCAAATGGCGGAGCATTGGCAGATTATTTTAGAAAGTATAGTTAAAAATATTGATGCAAAAATCTCAGATTTATCTTTATTAACTGCGAAGGAAGCAGAATTATTAATTAACTGGAATACGACTTCACGGGAATATCCTCAGCATGAGTGTATTCATGAATTATTTGCAGCGCAGGTTGAAAGAACTCCTGATGCAATTGCTTTGATTTTTGGTGAGGAAGTTTTTACTTATCGAGAAATTAATATTAAGGCTAATCAACTGGCTCATTATTTACAAACTTTGGGAGTTAAGCCAGAAACGCCTGTGGGAATTTGTCTGGAACGTTCCCCGGAAATGGTGATTGGGATGTTAGCTATTCTCAAGGCTGGGGGTTTTTATGTTCCGCTCGATCCGGCTTATCCAGATGAGAGATTACAGTATATTTTGGATGATGCAGAGGTTAGAATTTTTTTGGCTCACGCAGAGACGCGGAGACGCAGAGGGGAGTTTGGGAGGGTTGTTGATTTAGGAAATTGGGAGAGTATTGGGGAATATCCTGTTACTAATCCTGTGACGGATGTTACACCGGGGAATTTGGCTTATTTGATTTATACTTCGGGTTCTACTGGTAAGCCGAAGGGGGTGATGATTGAGCATCGCAGTCCAGTTTGTTTATTGTACTGGGCGCGTGAGGTTTTTAGTGATGATGCGATTTCTGGGGTGTTGGCGGCTACTTCTATTTGTTTTGATTTATCGGTGTTTGAGATTTTTGTCCCTCTGTGTTGGGGAGGTAAGGTAATTTTGGCTGAAAATGCTCTGGAATTGCCGAATTTAGCGGCTAAAGATGAAGTGACGTTAATTAATACTGTACCAAGTGCAGTAACTCAACTTCTCAACTTTAATGCTATTCCTCATTCTGTGAACACAGTTAATTTAGCGGGTGAACCTCTGACATGGAAATTGGTACAGCAACTTCAACAACTCCCCCATGTTCAGTACATCTATAATCTTTATGGGCCTTCGGAAGATACTACTTATTCTACTTACATAGAACTGAAAGATATTACCCCAAATAGTCCTACTCCTCCTATTGGTCGTGCGATCGCAAATACTCAAGTTTATATTTTAGACAAACATTTACAACCAGTACCCGTTGGTGTTCCAGGAGAATTATACATTGCAGGTGCAGGAGTCGCCAGAGGATATTGGCAACGCCCAGAATTAACAGCAGAAAGGTTTATAGAAAATACACCCCTTCCCAACCCTCCCCTTGGTAAGGGGAGGGTGCGCGACAGCGCGGGTGAGGTATTTTATAAAACAGGCGATCGCGTTCGTTATCTCCCAGATGGCAATATTGAATACTTGGGTAGATTAGATAATCAAGTAAAAATACGTGGTTATCGCATTGAATTAGGCGAGATTGAGGCTTTACTCAGTCAGTATCCAGAAATTCAAGAATCTGTAGTGATTGCTAATGAGGCAGCATCAGGTGATAAAAGATTAGTTGCTTATATTGCTCCTAAAAGCATCAATATTCTAGATTTACGGCAATATTTAGCATATAAATTGCCAAATTACATGATTCCTGCTCATTACATGACTTTGGATGCACTGCCACGTAATCCCAATGGTAAGATTGACCGTAAGGCGTTACCCGCAGTTGAAAATTTATCTTCGGAATTAGGAATTGGTTATGTAGCACCGCGCACAGCTACAGAACAAGCTTTAGAGGTGATTTGGCGAGAAATACTTTTAGTTGAGCAAATCGGGATTTATGATAAATTTTTTACATTAGGTGGACATTCATTACTGGGGATGCAGTTAGTAGCGAGAATCAACGAATCCTTACAGGTAGAATTACCCCTCAAGTATTTATTTCAGTTTCCCACCATTGCTAGTTTAGCCGCACAGATTGACCAGTTACAGCGCAATGAAATTAAGTTGGGACCACCCAAAATCCAACCCCAACCCGAAGAACGCTATCAACCTTTTCCCTTAACAGATATTCAGCAAGCTTACCTCATCGGACGTAACGCCGCTTTTGAGTTGGGTAACATTGCTACTCACGGTTATCAAGAAATTGAGACGGTGGGGTTAAGTGTTGCACAGGTAGAAATGGCAATGCAGCGATTGATTGAACGCCATGATATGCTGCGGGTGATTGTCCAAGCTGATGGACAGCAACAAGTTTTATCACAAGTCCCGGATTTCAAAATTGCGGTGACAGATTTGCGTGGGGTAGATTCTGCACTCCAGGATATCCGCCAACACCTTTCTCATCAAGTTCGCCCCACTGACAGCTATCCTTTATTTGAAATTCAAGCAATTTTATTAGATGACAACAAAATCCGCTTCTGCATCAGCTTTGATGTTTTAATTGGTGATGCTTGGAGTTTTCGCTTATTAGGTAGAGAATTAGTCCAAATTCTGGAAAATCCCGATGTCGAGTTACCACCCATTAACTTAACTTTCCGAGATTACGTCCTCACAGAAAAAACATTACAAGATTCAGCAATTTATCACCGTTCTCAAGCCTACTGGCAAAATCGCCTTACCACCCTACCCCCTGCACCAGAATTACCTTTAACAAAACCTCTCAGCAAAATTACAGAACCGCATTTCACCCGTCGCAGTGGGACTTTATCCCCAACCCAATGGCAAAAACTCAAACAGCAAGCCAGCGAAGCGGGAATTACACCATCAGGTATACTTTTGGCTGCTTTTGCCAAAATTCTCTCACGCTGGAGCAAACAACCCAATTTCACCCTAAATCTGACCTTATTTAACCGTCTACCTCTGCATCCCGAAGTCAATCAAATTGTCGGAGATTTTACCGCGTCTCTACTTCTAGAAATTACCAGTGCAGGGTGTAATAACTTCCTCGAACTAGCTCACCGCATCCAAACCCAACTGTGGGATGATTTAGACCATCGCTATTTCAGTGGTGTAGAGGTACTGCGTCAACTAGCGCGTCAGCAACAACGGGTGACAGAAGCATTAATGCCTGTAGTTTTTACCAGTACCCTCACCCAAGATCATCAACAAGCAGAAGATAAGCGCAATTGGCAGGGTAACTTAATATACAGCCTCAGCCAAACTTCCCAAGTGTATTTTGACCATCAAGTAGGAGAAGTTGCCGGCGCATTAGTATTTAATTGGGACACCATCGATGAACTTTTCCCCGCCGGAATGTTAGATGAGATGTTCCACACCTACTGTAATTTCTTGGAAAATTTAGTAGAACCTGATACTATCAACATCCCCCTGCCCCCCTTCGGCTGCGCTCAGGGCAAGCCTGCCCCTTGCCCCCTGCCTCCTTTCCCCTGTCTCCAAACCCTATTTTTCGAGCAAGTAGCAAAACAACCTAACCAACCGGCAATCGTAACTACAGAAAACACTTTAACTTATCAACAGGTTTGCGATCGCGTCTGTCATCTTGCCGAACATTTACAACACTTAGGTGTAATTCCCAACCAATTAGTAGCAATTGTCATGGATAAAGGTTGGGAACAAATAGTAGCAGCCTTAGCAATTCTAACTGCTGGTGCTGCCTACGTACCCATAGACCCGCAATTACCAGCACAGCGTCGTTTGCACCTATTACAAAAAACCCAAGCACAAATTATACTTACCCAATCCTGGTTAGATAAAACTTTAGAATTGGCTGATCATCTAACTCGGATATGTGTTGATACCCCACCCCATCTCTCCCCTTGCAAAGGAGAGGGAGTAAGACAGCAACCCACAGATTTAGCCTATGTAATTTACACATCCGGCTCTACAGGAACACCCAAAGGTGTAATGATTGATCATCAAGGCGCAGTCAACACAATATTAGATATTAATCAACGCTTTGGCGTGACAGAGAATGACCGAGTTTTAGCGGTGTCGTCCCTAAGTTTTGATTTATCAGTGTATGACATCTTTGGCATTTTAGCGGCTGGCGGAACAATCGTCATCCCTGATAGCGGTAACGATCCCACCCACTGGATGCAGCTAATTAACCAATATCAGGTGACAATTTGGAACTCAGTTCCCGCCCTGATGCAGCTTTTACTCGACACCTCCCCCACCCAAAACCAGACACTACGCCTAATTTTACTCAGTGGTGACTGGATTCCTCTCACATTACCCCCACGCATCCGCAGCCAGTTTAATCATCCCCAAATTATTAGCTTAGGCGGTGCTACAGAAGCTTCCATCTGGTCAATTTTCTACCCCATAGGCGAAATAGATCCCAATTGGAAAAGCATTCCCTACGGTTATTCATTGACTAATCAACAGGTTTACGTCCTCAATCACTCCCTAGAAACCTGTCCCACCTGGGCTATTGGCGAAATCTACATAGGTGGCTTAGGAGTAGCCAAAGGATATTGGCAAAATCCAGAATTGACAGCAGAGAGATTTATTCAATTGGGCATGGGAGAGAATTTCCCCCCTACACCCCTACACCCCTACACCCCTACACCCCTATATAAAACTGGCGACTTAGGACGCTACTTACCTGATGGGACAATAGAATTTTTAGGAAGAGAAGATTTTCAAGTTAAAGTTAATGGCTATCGGATTGAATTAGGGGAGATTGAAGCAGCTTTACAACAACATCCAGCCATAACCCAAGCTGTTGTGAAAACTGCGGGAACTGCACCATCTCAACAGCAGTTAGTCGCTTATCTGGTATTACAACCAGAGGTAATTTCCAGCCAAAACACCTTTAATTCTTCCTCACAACTGGATTTCAAACTGCAACAAAAGGGAGTAAGAACGTTTGATGCTGGCGTGCGTACTGTAGCTTTACCTGGGTTAGAATCTCCTCAAGTTAACCTGAGACGACAAAGTTATCGTCAGTTTTTAGAGGAAATTGTCTCCCTGACTACATTAGGTGAATTTTTCGAGTGTTTGCAAATGCACCAACTAGAAAATTCCCCACTACCAAAATATCGCTATGCTTCGGCTGGTAGTTTATATCCAGTCCAAACATATATATATATAAAACCTCATAGAGTTGAAAATTTAGCGACTGGTTTTTACTACTATCATCCCCAACAACATCAACTTATTCATTTAAGCGATGAAGCAAACATTGATAGTAGTATCTATGGCATCAACCAAGATGTTTTTACACAAGCAGCATTTGCCATATTTTTAATTGGTGACTTACAAGCAATTTCACCAGTTTATGGTGATAAATCTAGGGACTTCTGTTTATTAGAAGCCGGTTATATTGGTCAATTATTAATGGAAACCGCACCCAATCAAAATTTAGGTTTATGTCCCATAGGTGATTTAGAATTTGATGCTATCCGCGAAAATTTCATTTTACATGAGCAGCAAATATTCTTACATGGGTTTGTAGGCGGTACTATAGATCCCCATTGGACAACCCGTTGGTTATCACCCGAAACTGCTCAAACCAAGATAACAAAAGCCGAATTAATCACCCAAAAATTAAGGCAATTCCTCCAACAAAGATTGCCAGAATATATGATTCCCAGCCTCTATATTCCCCTAGAAACGCTGCCATTAACACAAAATGGTAAAATTGACCGTCGCGCTTTACCTCAACCAGAATATCAATTTAGCGAATCTGACCAGCCTATTATACCTCCCTCTACCGAATTAGAAATAGCACTAGCTCAACTATGGCAATCTATTTTAAATGTAGAAGTTTCAAGTATTCACAATAACTTCTTTGAATTGGGAGGTAATTCATTATCAGCCACTCAGATAATTACTCAGATGCGGCAAAATCTCCAACTTGATTTACCCATCCGTGAATTTTTCCTCAACCCTACCTTAACTGCACAAGTTGAATTACTTAAACATCAGTGGGAAGCAAGACAAGAAATTACAATTGAACCTATTGAACGTATTAATCCACAAGAAATACTAGCAAACTTAGATGAACTGTCCGATGAAGAAGTAGAAATATTACTTCAAAAAATGCAGTTAGAGGCGGATGATTTATCTCACGCAAAGGTGCATTCGCCCTTGGCGTGA